In one Nicotiana sylvestris chromosome 8, ASM39365v2, whole genome shotgun sequence genomic region, the following are encoded:
- the LOC138876003 gene encoding secreted RxLR effector protein 161-like yields the protein MATRLGMDESGSPLNQTMYRGIIGSLLYLTASRPDIVFSVGLCTRFQSNPKESHVKAAKRILRYLKGTQGLFLYYSSSDSFNHIRYANADYVGYLVNRETYFWKTHFLGSCLIFWGTRKQNSVTLSTVEAEYIVASSCYVQILCIKQQ from the coding sequence ATGGCTACTCGACTGGGCATGGATGAGTCTGGATCTCCTCTGAATCAAActatgtatagaggcattattgggtctcttctctacctcactgccagcagacctgatattgtcttcagtgtggggctatgtacaaggtttcagtcaaatcccaaggaatctcatgtgaaggctgccaaaagaattttgagatatctTAAGGGAACACAGGGCCTGTTCCTGTACTACTCCTCAAGTGACAGTTTTAATCATATTAGGTATGCTAATGCTGACTATGTAGGTTATCTTGTCAACAGGGAAACGTACTTCTGGAAGACTCACTTTCTAGGATCATGTCTAATCTtttggggcacaaggaagcaaaactcagtgaCTCTTTCAACAGTTGAAGCAGAATATATAGTTGCATCTTCCTGCTATGTTCAGATCCTATGTATCAAACAACAATAA